The following nucleotide sequence is from Catonella massiliensis.
GGAGCTGTTCCATGGACCTACCTTAGCCTTTAAGGATATGGCACTCTCCATACTTCCATATCTTATGGTTACCTCAGCAGAGAAAAACGAGCTAAAGGAGAAAATCATCATCCTCACAGCCACCTCAGGAGACACAGGAAAGGCTGCCCTTGCAGGCTTTGCAGATGTGGAGGGCACAGGCATCATAGTATTTTACCCAAAAGACGGTGTCAGCCCCTTTCAGAGACAGCAGATGGTTACCGAAAAAGGAAAGAATACCTCGGTAGTAGCCATAGAGGGCAACTTCGATGATGCGCAAAACGGAGTAAAGGCCATCTTCTCCGACAAAGCTCTCGCTGCAGAGCTAAAAGAAAAGGGCTATGTATTCTCATCAGCCAACTCCATAAATATAGGAAGACTTGTACCTCAGATAGTCTACTATGTATATGCCTATGTGAAGCTGCTTAATGAGGGGAAGCTTAGTCCGGGTGAAATTCTTGATGTCTGCGTGCCTACAGGCAACTTCGGCAACATCCTTGCGGCAAGCTTTGCTAAAGAGCTTGGACTTCCGCTTGGCAAGCTCATCTGCGCCTCTAACACCAACAAGGTACTCTTTGACTTCTTTAAGACAGGCACCTACGATAGAGACAGGGAGTTCACCCTCACCATATCACCAAGTATGGACATACTCATATCAAGCAACCTAGAGAGACTGATATACAAACTCTGCGACTGTGATGCGGCTAAAAACGCTAAGTTTATGAGTGAACTGGTAAATGAAGGCAGATACACCATAGACAAAGCCATGGCAGATAAGCTTACTGACTTTGAAGCAGGATTTGCCACAGAAGAAGATACACTTCATACAATTAAAGAAGTATTTGACAAGACAGGCTATGTCATAGATACCCATACAGCAGTTGCGGCATTTGTGGCAAATGAATATAGAAATAAGAATACTTCACATAATAAGCTTCTCATAGCCTCCACAGCAAGCCCGTTCAAATTCGCAGGAAGCGTACTAAAAGCCATGGAAAATGACAAAGTAGAGAACTTTACATCAGAATGGGACAAAATAAGAGAACTTGAAAGAATATCAGGAAAGAAACTCCCTGAGACAGCACGTGATATAGAGAATGCGAAAGTCATCCACAAAGACATCTGCGCCAAAGATGAAATGAAAGCCCTGGTAAAAGAAAAAATATTAAAATAAGCCAAAAAAAATATAAAAATGACATAGACTTGCCACAAACAGGGTCTATAATCCGAGTTGTAAACAATATTTAGTCAGTAATCTTTTTAACATAAGATTATAATTTAATAAAAACTTAAGATAAGAATGCTTGACCTTTAGCGAAATTATTGTTATAATCGTTGTGTTATTGGAAAGATTATATCCTGAATCAAGAATCTTGCAGTAAGAAGCACCGCTTAGTACCGGCTATGCGACTGAAAGTAAGGCTTTTGAAGCAGGACATAAGGAAACCCGAATTTAAGGAGGAAGAAAAAAGATGAAGAATTTCAGTAAGAAACTCTCATTCGTAATGGCTACCGCTATGGTGGTAACATCCCTTTACGCACCACAGGGAGCAGAGGCAGCTACAACTAATAAGATTGTAGAGAAGAACAGCAAGAGTGCTGTTAAG
It contains:
- the thrC gene encoding threonine synthase, with product MDIKYVSTRGDKEKVTASQAILRGIAPDGGLYVPETFPKLDKSLTELKGLNYREIAYEVMKLFLTDFTEEELKACIDSAYDSKFDTEEIVPMKEADGLIYLELFHGPTLAFKDMALSILPYLMVTSAEKNELKEKIIILTATSGDTGKAALAGFADVEGTGIIVFYPKDGVSPFQRQQMVTEKGKNTSVVAIEGNFDDAQNGVKAIFSDKALAAELKEKGYVFSSANSINIGRLVPQIVYYVYAYVKLLNEGKLSPGEILDVCVPTGNFGNILAASFAKELGLPLGKLICASNTNKVLFDFFKTGTYDRDREFTLTISPSMDILISSNLERLIYKLCDCDAAKNAKFMSELVNEGRYTIDKAMADKLTDFEAGFATEEDTLHTIKEVFDKTGYVIDTHTAVAAFVANEYRNKNTSHNKLLIASTASPFKFAGSVLKAMENDKVENFTSEWDKIRELERISGKKLPETARDIENAKVIHKDICAKDEMKALVKEKILK